The Corylus avellana chromosome ca8, CavTom2PMs-1.0 genome has a segment encoding these proteins:
- the LOC132190955 gene encoding uncharacterized protein LOC132190955, with product MHLGDGFLSYICSWFVLELLECLLCKPYLFLSFNKLCLAVFMILVESVTSTGISALVIVVYEHVIATIVLSLLAFFLDNIDLSKHWAKHDPLHSIYNGPHLPPRKSQILEHHRTGEDMGSTPLGCRSIGCSVVEGASSSNLYVGSCTSVLPSRTILNCDDELIWHNPNCLSLCICDIIVILETKVGRRACLGHHITWGGHDIEHAERALYLYPTWVLGELQGVKVTGLSYYVMTWAIKKKGVVFEVAFNPVLVVFSFLLQTFLLGNSAHLGSIIGGVFVILGLYLILWAKANDMEEERTVADDSAYSLLSSTMKVEGKSSTMLPTQKRVQQ from the exons CAAGCCGTACTTGTTCCTGAGCTTCAACAAACTCTGCCTGGCAgtattcatgattttggttgaATCAGTTACCTCAACTGGCATTAGTGCTCTTGTCATTGTTGTCTACGAGCATGTCATCGCCACCATTGTCTTGTCCCTTCTCGCTTTCTTCCTCGACAA CATCGACCTATCAAAGCATTGGGCTAAACATGATCCCCTCCATAGTATTTATAATGGCCCTCATCTTCCGCCAAGAAAATCTCAGATTTTGGAACATCATCGGACAGGCGAAGATATGGGGTCTACTCCTCTCGGCTGCCGGAGCATTGGCTGTAGTGTTGTGGAAGGGGCCAGTAGTTCTAACCTCTACGTTG GGTCGTGTACTTCAGTTCTACCAAGCAGAACTATCCTTAACTGCGATGATGAGCTTATTTGGCACAATCCAAACTGCCTTAGTCTCTGCATTTGTGATATCATCGTCATCTTGGAAACTAAAGTGGGAAGGAGGGCTTGTCTTGGTCACCATATTACTTGGGGGGGTCATGATATAGAGCACGCCGAGCGTGCTCTATATCTTTACCCTACTTGGG TTTTGGGTGAATTGCAAGGAGTTAAGGTGACAGGGTTATCTTATTATGTGATGACATGGGCCATTAAGAAGAAGGGTGTTGTGTTCGAAGTAGCATTTAACCCAGTTCTTGTCGTTTTCTCGTTTCTTCTACAAACATTTTTACTGGGAAATTCTGCACATTTGGGCAG CATCATAGGAGGAGTTTTTGTTATATTGGGCCTTTACCTAATTCTATGGGCAAAAGCCAATGATATGGAGGAGGAAAGGACTGTGGCGGATGATTCCGCTTACTCTCTCCTTAGTTCAACCATGAAAGTGGAAGGCAAGAGTTCAACAATGCTACCTACCCAAAAAAGAGTTCAACAATGA
- the LOC132190137 gene encoding glutaredoxin-C4-like, producing MAARTIILPLLVITIAASLSWVSSSTPEAASAFVKKTISSYKIVIFSKSYCPYCRKAKNVFKELKQVPHVVELDQREDGSDIQDALSDIVGRRTVPQVFINEKHIGGSDDTIEAYESGELAKLLGIDVEDEQEL from the exons ATGGCGGCGAGAACGATAATTCTACCATTGTTAGTAATAACAATAGCTGCATCCCTCTCTTGGGTATCATCATCGACGCCTGAGGCTGCTTCTGCCTTCGTCAAGAAGACCATCTCTTCCTACAAGATCGTCATCTTTTCCAAATCCTATTGCCC TTACTGTAGAAAGgccaaaaatgttttcaaagagTTAAAACAAGTACCACATGTTGTTGAACTCGATCAGAGAG AGGATGGCTCGGACATTCAGGATGCCCTAAGTGATATTGTTGGGAGGCGTACTGTGCCCCAGGTGTTCATAAATGAAAAGCACATTGGAGGCTCAGATG ATACTATTGAAGCATATGAAAGTGGAGAGTTGGCTAAACTTCTTGGCATAGACGTGGAGGATGAACAGGAACTCTGA